One genomic window of Ziziphus jujuba cultivar Dongzao chromosome 4, ASM3175591v1 includes the following:
- the LOC107415116 gene encoding RING-H2 finger protein ATL14, translating into MATILLAILLVFLAVIVLLMGFGFLFTLYACIAEALVDALAVERPSRENKSMSKDEIEKLPQYDYVAKATTTSTSTSDLVADQCAICLETFKMGEKCRLLPSCNPSFHAHCVDEWLLQTPIYPICRTSVDSQ; encoded by the coding sequence ATGGCGACTATCCTATTAGCTATTCTATTAGTTTTCCTAGCGGTTATAGTCTTGCTTATGGGATTTGGGTTTTTGTTCACTCTCTATGCTTGTATAGCCGAAGCATTGGTTGATGCACTAGCGGTGGAAAGGCCTAGCCGTGAAAACAAAAGCATGTCTAAAGATGAGATAGAGAAGCTTCCCCAGTATGACTATGTAGCCAAAGCAACAACAACAAGTACTAGTACTAGTGACTTAGTAGCTGATCAGTGTGCAATTTGCCTAGAGACCTTTAAGATGGGTGAAAAGTGTAGATTATTGCCCTCTTGTAATCCCAGTTTTCATGCTCATTGTGTGGATGAATGGCTCCTGCAAACACCCATTTATCCAATCTGTCGAACCTCTGTAGATTCTCAGTGA